Proteins found in one Exiguobacterium sp. 9-2 genomic segment:
- a CDS encoding glycerol-3-phosphate acyltransferase produces the protein MILDLLLGYLIGSILGGTLFKYISRTDLAQVGSGNIGARNAHRAGGLPAFLFVYLFDAAKTVFALQITDTFYPVALAVLIGHLFPLFHPRRGGKGYAVFSGIVFAITPWAYLAGLGILGLSYLVTKDSIKAGLIPVVLLPLLPVFLDAGSVNILCTVAVSLLVLWAHDALHKPAIT, from the coding sequence GTGATCCTTGATCTCCTGCTTGGTTATCTCATCGGTAGCATTTTAGGTGGTACGCTCTTTAAGTACATTAGTCGTACCGATTTGGCACAGGTCGGTTCCGGAAACATCGGTGCCCGCAATGCCCATCGTGCCGGTGGGCTTCCGGCTTTTTTATTCGTTTATCTGTTTGATGCCGCGAAGACAGTCTTTGCGTTGCAGATCACTGACACGTTTTATCCGGTCGCCCTCGCCGTGCTCATCGGTCACTTGTTTCCGTTGTTTCACCCACGACGCGGCGGTAAAGGGTACGCCGTATTTTCCGGAATCGTCTTCGCTATCACGCCATGGGCATATCTTGCCGGATTAGGCATACTCGGTTTGTCTTATCTCGTAACGAAAGATAGTATCAAAGCGGGACTTATTCCGGTCGTTTTACTTCCGTTACTACCCGTCTTCTTAGACGCAGGGTCAGTCAATATCTTGTGTACCGTTGCCGTAAGTCTACTTGTCCTGTGGGCTCATGATGCACTCCACAAGCCAGCCATTACATAA
- a CDS encoding GNAT family N-acetyltransferase, with translation MIDFSIATADDAEAIHELNYLTFTEEIPQHQPNIERKRIDRFHDQNTYLIGKEDDRLVAMIAIRKHRPFSLEEKGVTLEETLTDPAEIRLLSVRPEYRNSRTFMQLMRFLMVYLERETIDHVYISGTTREAKLYARFGFTPIAATLGSGDAQFVPMLLSRATYERSVIADVLRPLHFLAGPVEVAPTVRQAAQQAPRPHRTASMRQLDQDLRGRMCQLLDLPHVSMAVGSGTLANDIVAQQLTGHGLILNGGEFGQRLIDHAARAGKSFDVHTLPPGHPIDLKQLAHQLRQTAYNWIWLTHCETSTGVLYDLDAVKVLLDQRTALVVDAISAVGTGHFSYDGCTFVTTVSGKAIGGLPGLAFIGHADRVLPSLCIPRYLDLGLYAEGVAFSGSSNLLLACQAALDALDLNQAAIKMTYLEQAVRATGFQLLAQQEAQAPGILTIVHPSATDLGDALRIQGYHVQYESDYLVYNQWLQISTMGQTTMRQIERLIRVLVRENQRIIIKNEKNERPLNP, from the coding sequence ATGATCGACTTTTCCATTGCAACTGCGGACGACGCGGAAGCAATCCATGAATTGAACTACCTCACCTTTACAGAAGAGATTCCGCAACATCAACCGAACATCGAACGGAAACGAATTGATCGATTCCATGATCAGAACACTTACTTGATCGGTAAGGAAGACGATCGACTCGTCGCGATGATCGCCATTCGAAAGCATCGTCCCTTTTCGCTTGAGGAAAAGGGCGTGACGCTAGAAGAGACACTGACGGACCCAGCGGAAATCCGCTTACTTAGCGTTCGTCCCGAATACCGCAATAGTCGTACGTTCATGCAATTGATGCGCTTTTTAATGGTCTACCTCGAGCGGGAGACGATTGATCACGTCTATATCAGTGGTACGACGCGGGAAGCAAAACTATACGCGCGGTTCGGCTTCACACCAATCGCAGCGACGCTTGGTAGTGGCGATGCCCAGTTTGTACCGATGTTGTTGTCGCGCGCCACATACGAACGATCCGTCATCGCGGATGTCTTACGTCCCCTGCATTTTCTAGCCGGTCCGGTCGAGGTTGCGCCGACGGTCCGTCAAGCGGCGCAACAAGCACCGCGTCCACACCGGACGGCCTCGATGCGGCAGCTCGATCAAGATTTACGTGGCCGAATGTGTCAGTTGCTGGATTTGCCACATGTCTCGATGGCCGTCGGCAGCGGTACGCTCGCCAATGATATTGTCGCGCAACAACTCACTGGACATGGATTGATCCTGAACGGCGGCGAGTTCGGTCAACGCTTGATTGATCACGCGGCACGTGCCGGCAAGTCCTTTGATGTCCATACGCTTCCCCCCGGTCACCCGATCGACTTGAAGCAACTCGCTCATCAATTGAGGCAAACGGCATACAACTGGATCTGGTTGACGCATTGTGAGACGTCAACGGGTGTTCTCTATGATCTTGATGCAGTAAAAGTGCTGTTAGATCAACGAACCGCACTCGTCGTCGATGCGATCAGCGCTGTTGGAACCGGACATTTCTCATACGATGGCTGCACTTTCGTCACGACTGTTTCCGGGAAAGCGATTGGTGGTTTACCGGGTCTTGCGTTCATTGGTCACGCAGATCGCGTCCTACCTTCTCTCTGTATTCCCCGTTATCTGGATTTAGGACTCTATGCGGAAGGGGTTGCCTTTTCCGGCTCGTCGAACCTGTTGCTTGCCTGTCAGGCAGCGCTTGATGCCCTCGATCTTAATCAAGCAGCAATCAAGATGACCTATCTCGAACAAGCCGTCCGCGCAACTGGATTCCAACTCCTCGCACAACAAGAAGCACAAGCGCCGGGAATACTGACGATCGTTCATCCGTCCGCAACTGATTTAGGCGACGCTCTGCGCATTCAGGGGTATCACGTCCAGTATGAAAGCGACTATCTCGTTTACAATCAGTGGCTGCAAATTTCGACGATGGGACAGACGACGATGCGGCAAATTGAACGTCTCATTCGTGTTTTAGTTCGTGAAAATCAACGAATCATCATAAAGAATGAAAAAAACGAAAGACCTCTCAACCCCTGA
- a CDS encoding 50S ribosomal protein L25/general stress protein Ctc, protein MSVNLTAEKREVRPRSLRKQLRHEGKALGVVYGYKVESTPIAFEEKELLKIVRENGENVLISLKLDGKNINVLINRRDMDVFTPTVDHVEFIAVKMDEETEVEADVVLVGEAAGAKVGGFLSQTLFKVTVAATPDKLPENVEVDVTNLEIGDSISVADLPEQKDFRIVTEGDIQVAAVVESTLEQDLEEIEEAEAQAEAGEDNEVEATETSSEETAEENEDNK, encoded by the coding sequence ATGTCAGTTAATTTAACAGCCGAAAAACGCGAGGTACGTCCACGCTCACTCCGTAAACAATTGCGTCATGAAGGAAAAGCTCTTGGCGTCGTGTATGGTTACAAAGTGGAAAGTACACCAATCGCATTTGAAGAAAAAGAATTGCTTAAAATCGTCCGAGAAAACGGTGAAAACGTCTTGATTTCACTCAAACTCGACGGTAAAAATATTAACGTCTTGATCAATCGCCGTGATATGGATGTCTTCACACCAACAGTCGATCACGTTGAATTCATCGCCGTGAAAATGGATGAAGAAACAGAAGTCGAAGCAGACGTTGTACTTGTTGGCGAAGCAGCCGGTGCAAAAGTTGGTGGCTTCCTATCACAAACACTCTTTAAAGTAACAGTCGCCGCTACACCAGATAAATTACCAGAGAACGTCGAAGTCGACGTCACGAACCTCGAAATCGGCGATTCGATTTCTGTAGCCGATCTTCCAGAACAAAAAGATTTCCGCATCGTTACAGAAGGCGATATTCAAGTCGCAGCTGTCGTCGAATCGACACTCGAGCAGGATCTTGAAGAAATCGAGGAAGCAGAGGCACAAGCAGAAGCTGGCGAAGACAACGAAGTGGAAGCAACAGAAACGTCTTCAGAAGAAACAGCTGAAGAGAACGAAGACAATAAATAA
- a CDS encoding ECF transporter S component, with the protein MQHWKMKEIMVMMMLAVACGVIYLGWSTLWLPISAIFGPVGANWMFGIWIIASPLVAAIIQKPGAALIAEVVAAAVELFTGSHFGLSALLIGVCQGLGAELVFAMTRYRRYDTWTLMLSGVGAAIGSIVYSLIANGFGYYTTTTLLATTGLQLISGALLGGLLAAILVRRLVATGVLNGFAAGRAKREIA; encoded by the coding sequence ATGCAACACTGGAAAATGAAAGAAATCATGGTCATGATGATGCTCGCCGTCGCTTGCGGCGTCATCTATCTTGGTTGGTCAACACTCTGGTTGCCGATCTCAGCGATCTTCGGTCCTGTCGGTGCCAACTGGATGTTTGGCATCTGGATCATTGCGAGTCCGCTCGTCGCAGCAATCATTCAAAAGCCAGGTGCCGCTTTAATTGCGGAAGTCGTCGCGGCAGCCGTCGAACTGTTCACAGGTAGTCATTTTGGTTTATCCGCTCTTCTGATCGGAGTCTGCCAAGGACTTGGTGCGGAACTCGTCTTTGCGATGACGCGTTACCGTCGTTATGACACATGGACCTTGATGTTATCGGGTGTCGGAGCCGCGATTGGTAGCATCGTTTATAGTCTAATCGCGAACGGATTCGGTTACTACACAACGACGACGTTGCTTGCGACAACTGGCTTACAATTGATCAGCGGCGCATTACTCGGTGGCTTGCTTGCAGCCATTCTCGTCCGTCGCCTTGTTGCGACTGGTGTCTTGAACGGGTTTGCGGCAGGACGTGCGAAACGAGAAATCGCATGA
- a CDS encoding ABC transporter ATP-binding protein: protein MITVDDLSIRYPGQMKSVLNHVSLTIEQGTTLLLGRSGSGKTTLLHALAGLTPETIEVEQTGTVTRSGSVGILFQNPEEQFCMETIGREIAFSLENRSIPRVEMDERIERLLALVGLPLPFSTPIASLSGGMKQRLALAAVLALEPTILLLDEPTAQIDPIGQHELMALIFRIQKEHDLTIVLIEHQLDVCLSYVDQVVLLEDGSITATADPRDLFPQDYKELQTKGIAVPSLYPYTLETLPIDGPQAARLHVPSTVATAGRSLLHVAALSTKAPYPLTDATFSLQTGEWVMLLGANGSGKSTLLATLGRLLPNRGTYQLQGRPVHRYSQRRFYEHVGYVFQQPDLQFLKLTVEAEIDWSHRAATNVKRAALLERLELTSVKQQSPLALSTGQQRRLSVATMLGQTKDLLLLDEPTFGQDGLTTRRLMEQLQMEQQNGTTLVMATHDMELVARYADRVLVMEQGRITFDGRPSELFADVPLLERCQLQRPLSYQFQEVKRDANERVPVR, encoded by the coding sequence ATGATTACTGTCGACGACCTCAGCATCCGCTATCCCGGTCAGATGAAATCGGTGCTCAATCATGTATCGCTGACGATTGAGCAAGGGACGACCCTTCTGCTCGGACGAAGTGGGAGTGGCAAGACGACATTACTTCATGCCCTTGCCGGACTGACACCGGAAACGATTGAAGTCGAACAGACTGGTACCGTTACCCGGTCCGGTTCGGTCGGAATCTTGTTTCAAAATCCAGAAGAACAGTTCTGCATGGAGACGATCGGACGCGAAATCGCTTTTAGTTTAGAAAATCGCTCGATTCCGCGCGTGGAGATGGATGAACGAATTGAACGCTTACTCGCACTCGTCGGTCTCCCCCTCCCCTTCTCGACACCGATCGCGAGTCTATCCGGTGGAATGAAACAGCGTCTCGCGCTCGCAGCGGTCCTAGCACTTGAGCCGACGATCTTATTACTCGATGAACCAACGGCTCAGATTGATCCAATCGGACAACATGAGCTGATGGCGTTGATTTTTCGGATTCAAAAAGAACACGATTTAACGATCGTCTTGATCGAACACCAACTCGATGTCTGTTTGTCGTACGTCGACCAGGTCGTCTTGCTTGAGGACGGATCGATTACTGCGACAGCAGATCCACGGGATCTGTTCCCCCAGGATTACAAAGAGCTTCAAACGAAAGGTATTGCCGTTCCCTCTTTGTATCCGTATACGTTAGAGACGTTACCCATAGATGGACCGCAAGCGGCGCGACTTCATGTGCCTTCCACCGTCGCTACAGCTGGTCGCTCTTTGTTACACGTCGCTGCATTATCGACGAAAGCACCATATCCGCTGACCGATGCGACATTTTCCCTGCAGACAGGAGAATGGGTGATGCTGCTTGGGGCAAATGGATCCGGGAAAAGTACATTGCTTGCGACACTCGGGCGGTTGCTTCCCAATCGTGGAACGTATCAGCTCCAGGGACGTCCGGTTCATCGTTACTCCCAGCGTCGCTTTTATGAGCACGTTGGCTATGTCTTTCAACAACCGGATCTGCAGTTTCTTAAGCTGACGGTCGAAGCGGAAATCGACTGGAGCCACCGGGCAGCGACGAACGTTAAGCGCGCGGCGTTGCTCGAACGGCTGGAACTGACATCTGTCAAACAGCAGTCACCACTTGCTCTTAGTACGGGGCAACAACGACGGCTCAGCGTCGCAACGATGCTCGGACAAACGAAAGACTTATTGTTGCTCGATGAACCGACCTTCGGACAAGATGGATTGACGACACGACGCTTAATGGAACAGTTACAGATGGAACAACAGAACGGTACGACACTCGTCATGGCGACGCATGATATGGAGCTCGTCGCCCGGTATGCGGATCGTGTCCTCGTCATGGAGCAAGGACGGATTACTTTTGACGGTCGCCCAAGCGAGTTATTCGCTGACGTTCCATTACTCGAGCGCTGTCAGCTACAACGTCCACTTTCGTACCAATTCCAGGAGGTGAAACGTGATGCAAACGAACGTGTCCCCGTTCGCTAA
- a CDS encoding energy-coupling factor transporter transmembrane component T family protein: MQTNVSPFAKLNPVIKGSGLFLIMFALIATNDWVKTLVFLSFAIALLLLSGWGPFDFLKRLAPYILLFLLTFWMMAAFGKGTNTLWSFGWFHVTSESVAHGWLLALRMATFVCLSLAFVTTTDATRFVMSLIHQAKLSPRFAYGFLAGIRFLPQLVEEVRVLRQVRMIRNVHSRFPGDGFLSIGLPLFSRSIQRAERMAIALEARHFSAERTYYEVPVVQRQDIIYLVVILLFISLVFWL, translated from the coding sequence ATGCAAACGAACGTGTCCCCGTTCGCTAAACTCAATCCTGTCATTAAGGGAAGCGGATTGTTTTTGATCATGTTTGCCTTGATTGCAACGAATGACTGGGTCAAAACGTTAGTATTCTTGAGTTTTGCTATCGCACTGCTACTCCTTTCCGGATGGGGTCCTTTTGATTTCTTGAAGCGACTTGCGCCGTATATTCTATTATTCTTATTGACGTTCTGGATGATGGCGGCTTTCGGCAAAGGAACGAATACTCTTTGGTCGTTTGGTTGGTTTCATGTCACGTCGGAAAGCGTCGCGCACGGCTGGTTACTTGCCTTGCGGATGGCCACGTTCGTCTGCCTGAGCCTCGCTTTCGTCACGACGACCGACGCGACCCGTTTCGTAATGAGCTTGATCCATCAGGCGAAGTTATCGCCCCGCTTTGCTTACGGATTCCTTGCCGGGATTCGCTTTCTGCCGCAACTGGTCGAAGAAGTCCGCGTTTTGCGGCAAGTCCGGATGATTCGCAATGTGCACAGTCGCTTTCCTGGTGATGGATTTCTTTCAATTGGCTTACCGCTCTTCTCACGATCGATCCAGCGGGCAGAACGGATGGCGATTGCTCTCGAAGCCCGTCACTTTTCAGCAGAGCGAACGTATTACGAGGTACCGGTCGTTCAGCGTCAGGATATTATTTATCTCGTGGTCATCCTCCTATTCATCAGTCTTGTCTTTTGGCTATGA
- a CDS encoding NAD(P)/FAD-dependent oxidoreductase, protein MKRILLIGAGHAHLHCITHGPTEDVEWLVLNASTYQYYSGMYSGLADGTYDMDEMRIDVAALCRAYDKPFIKETVIKVDPVEKVVFGASGRRYTYDVVSTNIGSFDWSEDTTRLSIKPNYRLPDTLKRLQQAKRPVVIGSGAAAVEMAASLKAAGVPITLITDPDILSRHPAAEAITRRLKELEVYWIRERPIDDELPLRFTQHPPIESDAIVRLTGAKAPTLFADSNLFTEDGFLLVNEQLQALDHPSLFVAGDAATLVAYPDIPKNGVTAVRQAPILLTNLLRYLQEEALQTYRPQTNYLTILSMGPRHAVSLYGRHYSTHTFGWYLKRWIDQRFMRKYRL, encoded by the coding sequence ATGAAACGTATCCTCTTGATTGGTGCAGGTCACGCTCACCTGCATTGCATTACACACGGACCAACAGAAGACGTCGAGTGGCTGGTCCTGAACGCCTCGACTTACCAATATTACTCGGGCATGTACTCTGGGCTTGCTGACGGAACATACGACATGGATGAGATGCGTATTGACGTCGCCGCCTTATGTCGTGCCTATGATAAACCATTCATCAAGGAGACCGTCATCAAAGTCGACCCTGTTGAAAAGGTCGTCTTCGGTGCATCCGGCAGACGTTACACCTATGACGTCGTCTCAACGAATATCGGTTCATTCGACTGGTCGGAAGATACGACGCGATTATCGATTAAACCGAACTACCGGTTACCGGATACATTAAAGCGACTGCAACAAGCAAAGCGTCCGGTCGTGATTGGGAGCGGAGCAGCGGCCGTCGAGATGGCGGCGTCCTTGAAAGCGGCGGGTGTACCGATCACATTGATCACGGATCCAGATATCCTTTCTCGTCATCCGGCAGCGGAAGCCATTACGAGACGGTTAAAAGAACTCGAAGTGTACTGGATCCGGGAACGTCCTATAGATGACGAACTACCACTCCGCTTTACGCAACACCCACCAATCGAGTCAGATGCAATCGTCCGCTTGACGGGTGCCAAAGCTCCGACATTGTTTGCAGACAGCAATCTCTTCACCGAAGACGGATTTTTACTCGTCAATGAACAGTTACAAGCGCTCGATCATCCAAGTTTGTTTGTTGCGGGTGACGCGGCGACCCTCGTCGCCTACCCCGACATTCCGAAGAATGGTGTCACAGCTGTCCGACAAGCGCCAATTTTACTTACGAACCTTTTACGATACCTCCAGGAAGAAGCACTGCAAACCTATCGTCCGCAAACGAACTATTTGACGATTTTATCGATGGGACCGCGTCATGCGGTTTCCCTATATGGTCGTCATTATTCGACTCACACGTTCGGTTGGTACCTGAAGCGCTGGATCGATCAACGGTTCATGCGGAAGTATCGCCTTTAA
- a CDS encoding alpha/beta fold hydrolase, whose translation MGTFIQAVDGTKIYVEDVGSGQPVVFLHGWPANNNMFEYQKNLLVEEGYRYVGIDYRGYGKSDAPATGYDYKTMASDVNEVIEQLKLTNVTLLGFSMGGGIALSYLLQYGDSKVSKLVLAGAAAPVFTQRDGYPYGMTKEEVDALIADTKQDRPSMLKGFGEIFFAKEHPEPLQQWFHGLSIAASSHGTIQSAIALRDEDLRGKLENIKVNTLIIHGKKDQVCPFEFAEEMQKEIPHARLEVFEESGHGMLLDEQEKFNETLLTYVKGNQTV comes from the coding sequence ATGGGTACATTTATTCAAGCAGTTGATGGCACGAAGATTTACGTTGAGGATGTCGGATCGGGTCAACCGGTCGTCTTTTTACACGGCTGGCCAGCAAACAATAACATGTTCGAGTATCAAAAGAATCTGCTCGTCGAAGAAGGGTACCGTTACGTCGGAATCGATTATCGTGGTTATGGCAAATCAGATGCACCGGCAACGGGATATGACTATAAGACGATGGCGTCCGATGTCAATGAAGTCATCGAACAGCTCAAATTAACGAATGTCACGTTGCTCGGCTTCTCGATGGGAGGAGGAATCGCCTTGTCCTATCTCTTGCAATATGGGGATTCAAAAGTCAGTAAGCTTGTTCTCGCGGGAGCTGCGGCACCAGTCTTTACGCAACGTGACGGTTACCCATATGGGATGACGAAAGAAGAAGTCGATGCGTTGATTGCCGATACGAAACAGGATCGCCCGTCGATGCTCAAAGGATTCGGTGAAATCTTCTTTGCGAAGGAACATCCAGAACCGCTGCAACAATGGTTCCATGGTCTTAGCATCGCCGCTTCGTCCCACGGAACGATTCAGTCAGCAATCGCCTTGCGTGACGAAGACTTACGTGGAAAACTCGAAAACATCAAAGTTAATACGTTAATCATCCACGGTAAAAAAGACCAAGTCTGTCCGTTCGAGTTTGCGGAAGAGATGCAAAAGGAAATCCCACATGCGCGACTCGAAGTCTTCGAAGAGAGTGGACACGGGATGTTACTTGACGAACAAGAGAAGTTCAACGAGACATTACTGACGTACGTTAAAGGAAATCAAACCGTCTAA
- a CDS encoding antibiotic biosynthesis monooxygenase produces MWIVMNQLHVVKGAADQVAARFKTTKGIERMEGFHRMQVLVDISQEEEDIVTIMTTWSNQAAFHAWQESQAYKGVHHKRDNGTSEVKPLVTSNTVTEYAIVADHSAATE; encoded by the coding sequence ATGTGGATCGTCATGAATCAGCTACACGTCGTGAAGGGCGCAGCAGATCAAGTCGCAGCGCGTTTTAAGACGACGAAGGGAATCGAACGGATGGAGGGGTTCCACCGGATGCAAGTCCTCGTCGACATTAGTCAGGAAGAAGAAGACATCGTCACGATCATGACGACATGGTCGAATCAAGCGGCGTTTCATGCATGGCAGGAGAGTCAAGCGTATAAAGGGGTTCACCATAAACGAGATAACGGAACGTCCGAAGTCAAACCGCTCGTGACGTCGAATACCGTCACGGAATATGCGATCGTCGCCGACCATAGCGCTGCAACAGAATAA
- a CDS encoding GNAT family N-acetyltransferase produces MLQFQLNENEDGQDWIRQQVRRYNVETSPFHAIKRSNGTQAVTLLAKRNDQPIGGITGDAYWGWLHIEWFFVVKEERGSGLGTTLFHRLETWAREAGIDRIRVETFSFQALSFYERKGFIEVGRIDDYPPGASYHLLVKQVDR; encoded by the coding sequence ATGCTGCAATTTCAACTCAATGAAAATGAAGACGGACAAGATTGGATCAGACAACAGGTGCGACGCTATAACGTCGAGACTTCGCCGTTTCATGCCATAAAACGGTCTAATGGAACACAAGCCGTCACTCTGCTTGCGAAGCGAAACGATCAACCGATCGGTGGCATCACAGGAGATGCGTATTGGGGCTGGTTACATATTGAATGGTTCTTTGTCGTCAAGGAGGAGCGGGGAAGTGGACTCGGCACGACGTTATTTCATCGATTGGAAACATGGGCACGAGAAGCAGGAATCGACCGAATCCGTGTCGAGACCTTTTCATTTCAAGCGCTCTCGTTTTATGAACGAAAGGGATTCATCGAAGTCGGGCGAATCGATGATTATCCACCGGGTGCTAGCTATCACCTGCTCGTCAAGCAGGTCGACCGATGA
- a CDS encoding pentapeptide repeat-containing protein has protein sequence MEPTFQIDCTNCFGLCCTALAFSKSSDFGHDKPEATPCRNLDADYSCRIHDRLRDSGYKGCTVYDCFGAGQHLSQRTFQGDDAPKRRQAIYAAFPKMVHLFEMMWYVTDGKRDVTRDIHNQLDEMLAALTRYAALPADQFARLDLMSIRQTVRPLLEMIASRVQVQYSGRRDQTPRDWVGKQLQGRDFSGASVQNQWLLATNLSNSRLCGVNFLGADLRDCNVKDADLTDALFLTQAQINAAIGNAATQLPPRLLRPSHWR, from the coding sequence ATGGAACCTACATTCCAAATTGATTGTACAAATTGTTTTGGTTTATGTTGTACGGCACTCGCTTTTTCGAAATCCAGTGATTTCGGTCATGATAAACCGGAAGCGACACCGTGTCGCAATCTTGACGCGGATTACAGCTGCCGCATCCATGACCGGTTACGCGATAGCGGCTACAAAGGCTGTACCGTCTATGATTGTTTTGGTGCCGGGCAACATTTGTCACAGCGGACGTTTCAAGGCGATGATGCACCAAAGCGACGCCAAGCGATTTATGCTGCCTTCCCGAAGATGGTTCACTTGTTTGAGATGATGTGGTACGTAACGGACGGAAAACGTGATGTCACGCGTGACATCCACAATCAACTCGATGAGATGCTTGCCGCATTGACCCGATACGCTGCCTTACCGGCGGATCAATTTGCACGGCTTGACCTGATGTCAATCCGTCAAACCGTCCGACCCCTCCTTGAAATGATCGCTTCTCGTGTTCAAGTTCAGTATAGCGGAAGACGCGACCAGACACCACGCGACTGGGTCGGAAAACAGCTACAAGGACGAGATTTTTCAGGTGCCAGCGTTCAGAACCAGTGGTTGCTGGCGACGAACTTGTCGAATAGCCGTTTGTGCGGTGTCAACTTTCTCGGGGCTGATCTGCGAGACTGTAACGTCAAAGACGCGGATCTGACAGACGCGCTCTTTTTGACACAAGCACAAATCAATGCCGCGATCGGCAACGCGGCGACACAGTTACCGCCGCGTTTGCTCCGTCCGTCCCATTGGCGTTAA
- a CDS encoding nucleotidyltransferase domain-containing protein, with protein MEWCDWIMPLVASRYPDHCAVLLAGSHTRGQATVQSDVDLIIFEARRRQAYRESFTYDGVPIEAFVHSFETIAHFFESDRERGRPSLQRMIADSWTIEDHPHLASIRKEAVQQLADGPVAWSNPEQQRARYFLSDLLDDFESVTNRAEGLAIASRLYEQSIEFVLRANQRYIGQGKWTIRALAEFDEEYASRHTMAFELYYQSNDRRVVIALVDDYLTPFGGRYFDGFMLGKR; from the coding sequence ATGGAGTGGTGTGATTGGATCATGCCGCTCGTCGCGTCACGTTATCCGGATCATTGTGCCGTCTTACTTGCCGGTAGTCATACGCGAGGACAAGCGACCGTACAATCAGATGTCGATTTAATCATCTTTGAAGCAAGGCGACGGCAGGCATATCGGGAATCGTTTACCTATGACGGTGTCCCGATCGAAGCATTCGTCCATTCCTTTGAGACGATCGCGCATTTTTTCGAGAGCGACCGGGAACGTGGTCGCCCGTCCCTGCAACGCATGATTGCTGACAGCTGGACGATCGAGGATCATCCACACCTTGCCTCTATCCGCAAGGAAGCCGTTCAACAATTGGCGGATGGACCTGTTGCGTGGTCGAATCCGGAGCAACAACGCGCGCGTTATTTTTTAAGTGACTTGCTCGACGACTTCGAGAGTGTGACGAACCGCGCAGAAGGTCTAGCGATTGCGTCACGTTTATATGAACAGAGCATCGAATTCGTCCTTCGTGCCAATCAACGCTACATCGGACAAGGGAAGTGGACAATTCGTGCTCTTGCGGAGTTTGACGAAGAATATGCCAGTCGACACACAATGGCTTTTGAGTTGTATTATCAGTCGAATGACCGCCGAGTCGTCATCGCGTTAGTCGACGATTATCTCACACCGTTTGGCGGGCGTTATTTTGACGGCTTTATGCTCGGCAAAAGATAA
- a CDS encoding recombinase family protein, with protein sequence MQYFYMRPYPDDPDCSAQQAEADQIDVTTRIIETHDSAKRRMELEQMLEALQAGDEVIVTHLYVLADSTRHLIEMLEHMETRGATLWSLREQIRTSERTSLSFLETARHLVQLQSDVISMSTRAGLSKAKEQGKQTGRPRKPDENVRRAIAMYQSKEYSLADIREQTGISKSTLYRYLESETIDATDKG encoded by the coding sequence ATGCAATATTTCTATATGAGACCCTATCCGGATGATCCTGACTGCTCTGCGCAACAAGCAGAGGCGGATCAGATTGATGTGACGACACGTATCATCGAGACCCATGATTCGGCCAAACGCCGGATGGAACTTGAACAGATGCTTGAGGCGCTGCAAGCGGGAGACGAAGTCATCGTCACGCATCTCTATGTCTTAGCAGACTCGACGCGGCACTTGATTGAGATGCTCGAGCACATGGAGACCCGTGGCGCGACACTGTGGTCGCTCCGCGAACAGATTCGCACGAGCGAACGGACATCTTTGTCGTTCCTTGAAACGGCCCGCCACCTGGTCCAGTTGCAAAGTGATGTCATCAGCATGTCAACGCGTGCCGGACTCTCAAAAGCAAAAGAGCAAGGAAAACAGACTGGTCGACCGCGCAAACCCGATGAAAATGTCCGCCGCGCGATTGCGATGTATCAAAGCAAAGAGTATTCGCTCGCTGATATCCGAGAACAGACCGGTATTAGTAAAAGTACGTTATACCGATATCTCGAAAGCGAGACGATCGATGCAACGGATAAAGGCTGA